Within Streptomyces antibioticus, the genomic segment ACTCTCGCGCAGCGCGGTCGCCTCGGCGAACGCCTCGTCGAGCCGACCCGTGACGGTCAGCGCGTTGATGCGGACGACCCGGTCGGCGATGTCGTCCGGGACATCGGCGCCGACGCCGGATTCGGCCGGGGGGAGGCCGGCGGGCGGAGGGCCGGCGGGCTGGGCTTCGGGTGGGGCGTCGGAGCCGGTCGGGGGGAGGCCGGCGGGCGGGGCGTCGGAGTCGGCCGGGCGGAGGTCGACGGGCCGGGCGTCGGAGTCGGCCGGGGGGCCGGCAGGCCGGGCGTCGGGCGGGGCGTCGGAGCGGTCGTGCGCGGTGGCGGCGGTCGCGGTGGCCCGGGCACGGGCGATCGCCGTGGCCACGGCGGAGTCCCGGACGCGGGGGCGCGGACCGGGGGCGGCGGCTTCCGTTTCGGGTTCCGCTTCCTGCTCCGGCCACCCTTGCTCCGACGGCGCCTCCAACCCCGGCTCCGGCCCCGTGTCTGGCTCCGCCCCCGGCTCCGGCCCCGTGTCCGGCTGCGACCCCGGCCCCGACGTCAGCCCCGTCTCCGGCCCCAGCCCCGATCTCGGCCCTGGCCCCGGCTCCGCCCTCGTTTTCGTGTCCGACCCCGTCTCCGGCTCCAGCTCCGGTCCCGTGCCCGCCTTCGACCCCGGCCTCAGCCCGGGCTCCGGTCCCGGCTTCGATTCGGGCTCTGGCTCCGTTCCCAGCTCTGCCCTCGTCTTCGCGTCCGGCCCCGTGTCCGACCCCGGCTTCGACCTCAACCTCGGCTCTGGCCCCGTCTCCGGCTCCGACCTCGACCTCCGCCCCGGCTCCGACTGCGACACTGGCTCCGGGGCCGTGTCCGGAGCCGATGGCTTCGGACCCGTCGGGGACGGCTCGGTCGTCAGGATTCTGCTGGAGCCGTCCGGGGAGACCTCCAGCAGGAAGTGCGCGGCGCCCGGGCCGTCGTCGACCGTCGCCTCCACGGGCCGGCCGAGGCGTTGCGCGGACCGTTGGAGGCGGTCGAGTACGGCCTCGTGCAGGCTTTCGCCCGGGGCGGGGACGACGGGTTCCCCGTCGATGGCGGCGCGTTCGTCGCCGAGGATGCGGATGTCGAAGCGGGTCATGGTGATCCTCCCTCGCGCCCTACACCGTGCCGGGCGCGCTGTCGGTGGGGCCGGGGGTGACGCCGGGAGTGGCTCCCTCCGGGGGTGCGGCGAGCCCCGAGTACTTGGAGAACTGGGCCCGGACGGCGGCGACATAGCCCTGGGCCTCGGACGGCAGGCCCTTCGCCGCGAGCACGGCGTCCATGCCGACGTCGTAGGCGGCCAGCGCGAGGTCCAGGACGGTGCCGGTGGCCCGGCCGTCGTCGATCGCCCGCTGGGCCTGCCCGGCCAGGTCGCACAGGTAGCGGCCCTGCGCCAGGATCGAGTCCGCCGCGTCCAGGGCGGAGACCTTGTCGTTGTCGTCGTCGTCCTCCCCGTACCGCGTGAAGATCTCGGGCGGTAGCTGGGAGAGGCCCTGCTCGCCGTTCGGGCCCACCAGGGTCGCGTCGAAGGCGGACTCCCGCTCGATCTGCGACGCGATGACGATCGGGCCGACGGTGTCGCACAGGCCGCCGGCCTTCACGATCGGGTCGTACAGGTCGTCGGGGACGGTCGAGGGCTCCAGGTCCCCCTTGCCGTCACCGGTGAAGATGTCGATCGCCTGGCTCGCCTGGGCCTCCAGGGTGGGGGTGTCCGCGCCGCCGCCCCCGCCGCCGAAGAGCAGGACCAGCGCGATGACCGGGGCCAGCAGCACCCCGAACCCACCGAAGACGATCACCACGATCACCGTCCCGGCCAGCACGAGGGGCGACAGCAGGCAGCCACAGCCGGTGCCGGCGGCCACGGTGTTCCTGAGGGCGTCGGAGGTGCCCTTCTCGCCGCCCTCTGCCGGGTCTGCGCTCATGCCGGTCCGCCTTCTTCTTCTCTTCGCCTTGAACCGCAGCGGCCAGGAGGGCCGTTGTGTGTCCGACGAGCTCGGCAGACCACAACGGGGGCCGGGGCGAAGAGGTTCAGAACGATGGAAAGCGGATGAGTCTGAGCAACGGAAACGTGAGCCGGGAAGCCGCCGGGCAGACACCGGGGAACCCACGCGCATGGGTGCGCGGGCCGAGAACCACCGCTCCCGCCCCCGTGCGGGCCACCGGGGGAGCGGCCTGGGGCGAGACCCGGCGCGCCGGGACGGCCAGGGCGCGGTCGCGGGACGAGATCGGGTGGGTCAAGGCACACGGCGGCGCGGGCGTGACCTCCCTCGTCGAACTCCTCGGCGGAGTCGACGTGGGCGCCCGTTGGCCGGAGCCCGCCCGGGGCGAACCGCACCGTGTCGTCCTGGTCGGCCGGACCAGCGCGCGGGGTCTGCGGTCGGTCTCGCAGGCGCTCGGCGCGCTGCACGACGGGAAGGCCCCGGAGGGTCTGGATCTGCTGGCCGTCGTCCTCGTCGCCGACGCCCCCGGCCGGCTGCCGCTCGGCCTGCTGCGCCGGATCCGGGTGCTCCGGTCCGTCGCCCGGGTGCACCGCGTGCCGTGGATACCGGCCTGGCGCACCGGCGGGCGACCGAGATCGGTTCCCCGCCAACTCGCCACCGTCGCCAGGCTGGTGGGCGGCGGGTCCCACGGTGAGGGGGCCGCGCCGTGACCCGCGCTCCCGCCCTTCCCGGCGGCCCTCCCGCCCTTCCCGACGGACGGTTCCTGGCCGCCTACACCCCGCCCGTCGAGGCGGACACGATCCTCGGACTGCTGGCCTGGTGCGCCTCGGCCGCCGGGGTCGCCGGGCTGATCATCGTCGGCATCCAACTGGCGCTCCAGTTGCGCCGGGGCGAGCCCGGCGAGGGCGCCACCTACTTCCGCGGTGTCTTCATCGTGGTCATGAGCTGTGTGCTCGCCACCACGGCCGGCCCGCTCGTCGCGGCGCTCGGCAGCCTTCAGCTCCTCGGCCCCTGACCACGAGGCCCCGCCGCACCGGTGCCCGACCGCCTTTCCCTTCCCGCCAGTCGTCCCCCTTCCCGCCAGTCCCCTCGCGCCCGTCGCTCACGCCGGGTGCCGAACCCTCGGAGATCCCGATGACCTCTCTGCTCCACGAAGCCTCCACCCTGATCGCCGCCGGTGTCCCGCAGCCCGCCAGGAACGCCCCCGGCGCCCTGACCACGAAGGTCAACACGGTGCTCGGCATAGCGGCCTGGGCGGGCACGGCCGCGGGCGTGGCCGGGGTGCTGATCACCGGCGCGATGATGGCCGTCTCCCTCAAGCGCGGTGAGGGCTCGGAACACATGAGCAGGCTCGGCATGGTGCTCGGCGGCTGTGTCCTCGTGGCCACCGCGGGGCCCCTGATCAGCTTCGTGTTCGCGTAGGCCGGGCGGACAGCCGTGAAGTTCAGACGCAGGGAGCGCCGGCTCGCGGAGTCGGGGCCGTACTACAGGCAGCGCGGCTGGCAGATGTCGGCCGGATTCCTGGCCGTCGTGGTCGTGGTGGGCGGCGTCGTCACCGCGCTGTCCGGATCGGACGCGACCACGGGCCGCGCGAACGCGGCGGCCTCCGAAGGCCCCCTGTCCCGCCCCTCCGCTCCGCAGGACGGCCGGCCCCGGGGCTGCCGTACGGACGACGGGGCGGACGCCGAATCGACCGAGACCGCGCCCGAGGACGTGACCTGGCGCCCGCTCGGTGTCACCAAGGTGCCGGTGTCCGCCTCGGCGGGTCCCACCCTGATCCAGGGCCCGCTGTGGTGGTGCTACGCGCACACGCCGACCGGGGCCGTGCTGGCCGCCCACGTCATCCCGTCGCACATGAGCGGCTCCGACTGGCGCACCGTCACCGAGCAGCAGGTCGTGGCCGGACAGGGCCGCGACATGTTCGAGTTCCAGCGCGCGACGGTGCGGGACACCGACGCGCCGAACGGTGCGGAGGTGGCCTCGTACGCGGGCTTCTCGGTGGTCTCGTACGAGGACACGGCGGCCGTGATCCGCCTGCTCCTCAAGAGCACCCAGGGCTACGCGGTGACCACCGTCTCGCTGCGCTGGAGCGGCGGGGACTGGAAGGTGCGGCCCGACGACAACGGGTCCCTGCACTCGCCGGTGTCCGCCGTGCAGAGCGCCGGTGGCTTCACCCTGTGGGGAGGCACGACGTGAACTGCACGTCCGGAAATCCGGTCGTCGACCTGGTGAAGGGCTTCTTCAGCTTTCTCGGCGACCCCATCGGGACCATCGTCGAACTGATCGCGAAGACGATCCTCGCGGGAGCGGTCGCGGTGTTCGCGGCGCTGACCACCAACGTGCCGACGCTGGAGGAGACCCAGACGTCGAAGAACATCAGCGGCGACACGCAGTGGATCGTCGTCTACCTCGCCGTCGGCTCGCTGATCTTCGCCGCCGCCCGGATGGCCCTGGAACGGAGGAGCGACGCCGGACGGACCGCTCTCATGGGCATCCTTCGGGTGATCCTCGTCTCCGGCGCCGCGACCACCGTCGTCGTGGCCGGGGCCGCCGTCGCGGACGACTTCTCGAACTACCTGTTCAACAACGCCGTGCGGGAGTCGCTGAGCAACGTCGGCGCCTGCTCGGACGGCAGCGGCATCCAGTCCTTCCTGCTGCTGGTCCTCGCGTTCCTGCTGCTGATCGCCGGGATCATCCACACGGTCCTGATGTACATCCGGCTCGGCGTCATGATGGTGCTGCTGGGCACCCTCCCGATGGCCGCCGCCGCCTCGATGACGGACTGGGGCGCCGGCTGGTGGCGCAAGCACATCGGCTGGCTGATCGCCTGGCTGCTCTACAAACCCGCGGTCGCCCTCGTCCTCAACGCGGGCATGGCGATGATCAACGCGGGCAGGAACAGCGGGTCCGGCGACGCCGGCAGCATCAACACCCGGATCGCCGGTATCGGAGTGATGCTGCTGTCCGCCATCGCCCTGCCCGCGCTGCTGAAGCTCATCGTGCCCGCCACCGCCGCCATGGGCACGGGCAACCCGATGGCCGCCATGGGACAGGCGGGCTCCAGCCTGGCCACCGGCGCGGTCATGGTCGGCGGCGGGCGCGGCGGCGGTTCCGGCGCCGGCGCGCCCGCCGGTCCGAGCGGCCCGTCCGGGGCCTCCGGGTCCGGCGGCGGGTCCGGCGCGGCCGGGTCCTCCGGTGCGGGCGGAGAGCCGGGGGCGACCGGTTCGGGCGGCGCGGACGGCGTGGCCGCGGCGAGCCGGGCCGGTGGTGCCTCCGGTGCCGGGGCGGCGGGAAGCGGTGCGGCCGCCGCGGGCGGCCCCGCGGGGGTCGCCGTCCTGACGGCGGTGGCCGCGGCACAGGTGGCCAGTTCGACAGTCTCGGGCGCCGTCGAGGGCTCCGACGGCGAACTGGGCAACAACAAGTGATCCGCGGAGAACCGACGCCGCTGCGGCCGGGCACCTGAGCGCCCCCTTCCGCCGATCCGCCGATCCGCCGATCCCTCTCCGACCGGCCGCCGGGCTCCTCCTCCCCCCCAGGGGCCCGGCGGCCTCCACCGTCGCCGACCCCCGTCACCTCACGAAGGGAAACCGGACCCATGTCCACGGAAGCCGCCACCCATCCGACCTACGGAAACTGGCGCAGGCCACGCCGGCCGGGGCTCGGACCGCTCGGACTCGTCGGCACCTTCGGGGTCTTCGGCGGGCTCGTCGTCACCCTGCTGGCGTCGCTGATCTCGCTGTACGCGGCGCTGGTCGTGCTCGTCCCGACCGTCGTGGTCCTGACCCCGCTCGCCATCCGCACCCAGGACGGCCGCAACGTCTACCAGCTCCTCACGCTGCGCGTCGGCTGGTGGCGCCGGAAGGCGAAGGGCGCCCATCTGTACGTCTCCGGCCCGCTGTCCGCCCGCCCCGGCGGCCGGTTCCGCCCGCCGGGGCTGCTCAACAAGATCACCGTGACCGAGGGCCGGGACGCCTACGACCGACCCTTCGGCGTCCTGCACCACCCGGTCCGCAACCTGTACACGATCGTCCTCGGCTGCGACCCCGACGGCGGCTCG encodes:
- a CDS encoding lytic transglycosylase domain-containing protein; amino-acid sequence: MSADPAEGGEKGTSDALRNTVAAGTGCGCLLSPLVLAGTVIVVIVFGGFGVLLAPVIALVLLFGGGGGGADTPTLEAQASQAIDIFTGDGKGDLEPSTVPDDLYDPIVKAGGLCDTVGPIVIASQIERESAFDATLVGPNGEQGLSQLPPEIFTRYGEDDDDNDKVSALDAADSILAQGRYLCDLAGQAQRAIDDGRATGTVLDLALAAYDVGMDAVLAAKGLPSEAQGYVAAVRAQFSKYSGLAAPPEGATPGVTPGPTDSAPGTV
- a CDS encoding DUF6668 family protein; protein product: MRGPRTTAPAPVRATGGAAWGETRRAGTARARSRDEIGWVKAHGGAGVTSLVELLGGVDVGARWPEPARGEPHRVVLVGRTSARGLRSVSQALGALHDGKAPEGLDLLAVVLVADAPGRLPLGLLRRIRVLRSVARVHRVPWIPAWRTGGRPRSVPRQLATVARLVGGGSHGEGAAP